CTTACTGGGAAACATCAAGAACTGGAACGATCCCAAAATTGTAGCGGCTAATCCAGGTGTTAATCTTCCCAATTTACCTATTACAGTGGTAACTCGTTCTGATGGTAGCGGTACAACAGGTGTTTTCACCAAACATATGAGCGAGATCAGTCCAGAGTTTAAAACCAAAGTAGGCGAAGGAAAAAGTGTCAACTGGCCTGTAGGAATTTCTGCTAAAGGTAATGAAGGAGTGACTGCCCAAGTTCAACAATCACAAGGCTCTATTGGCTATGTTGAATATGGTTATGCTAAACAAACCGGTTTGAAATATGCTGCTTTGGAAAATAAAGCAGGTAACTTTGTCACCCCGACTGAAGGCTCTGCTTCTAAAACTCTTGATGCCGTAACATTGCCGGAAAATTTGCGATCGTTTATTGCCGATCCGGAAGGAACGGATTCTTATCCAATTGTTAGCTACACTTGGTTACTTGCTTACAAGCAATATCCGAATCCGGCACAAGCAAAAGCGATCGAAGCGATGATCGAATATGGTTTAACAGAAGGGCAAAAAAATAGCGCCGAACTAGGCTATGTTCCCCTCCCAGCAAGCGTGGCGCAAAAAGTTGCTGCGGTTGCCGATCAAATCAGTCCGGATTACAAAATTGCTGTTGGCGATACCACTTCTGCTAGCCAGCCGCAAAACTAGATAACTACAATGAAACTCAAAGGTGATTAACTAAATCTATAATCTCCTTTGAGTCCAGAAATCAGCTAGAATTATATCTTTGGATTTTATAAAAAATCGTTCTCAACTCAGTTATGAATGAACTAGCATCAGACGATCGAAGTGATATTCAGCCGCGATCGCAAGTAGAAAAATTTTTGGATCGTGGCTTTATTTGGGTAACTCGGCTATTTGCATTAGCAGTGGCAGGAATCTTGCTTTGGATAGCTTTTCAGGTAGGTGGCGATGCGATCCCAGCTATTTTTAAATACGGTTTGGGATTCGTAGTTAATAGTACTTGGAACCCCGTTAATAATGAATACGGGGTACTGGCTCCTATTTATGGAACTATAGTTAGTGCGTTAATTGCTCTGATATTAGCCGTACCGATTGGGGTAGGTACGGCTATTTTGTTGAGCGAAAATTTTTTGCCAGTATCTATAAAAACAATATTAGTTTTTTTAGTAGAACTTTTGGCGGCAATTCCCAGCGTAGTCTATGGTTTGTGGGGAATTTTTGTTTTAATTCCCATCTTAAACAATATCGGAGGATGGCTACATACTTATTTGGGTTGGTTGCCAATTTTTAGTACTCCCGCTCAAGGCCCGGGAATGTTACCTGCGGGTGTAATTTTAACGATTATGATTTTGCCAATTATTACCGCAATTTCTCGCGATGCGTTAATTTCTTTGCCTCCGGAATTACGGCAAGCATCGCTGGGACTGGGAGCAACTCGTTGGGAAACTATTTTTAAAGTGTTGATTCCGGCAGCTTTTTCTGGCATTGTCGGTGCGATCATGCTAGCACTGGGACGGGCAATGGGAGAAACAATGGCCGTTACGATGGTAATCGGAAATTCTAATAATATTAGTCCTTCTTTGCTAGCTCCATCTAATACGATCGCATCTCTGCTGGCAAATCAATTTGCAGAAGCTAGCGGTTTGCAAGTGTCTGCTCTAATGTATGCGGCATTAATTTTGTTTTTGTTGACTTTGCTAGTGAACGTTTTAGCTGAGTTAATCGTGATCAGAGTCAAGCGCATTTAATGATTCTTTAACCGATAAAAGTAAAGCAAAAATAACCAATGACCAACTAGCAATTATGAACCAAAGTGTAGAAGATAAGAATTTTTACGGATACCCGACTAGGAGTTTGACTCCTTCGCTCATGTCTCCCCGTACTTTATTTGGTACGGTGATGACAATATTAACCTTTATTTGCGGAGGATTGGCTCTTTTACCTTTGCTGGCGGTGCTTTTTTATGTTGGTATCCAAGGGTTTAGTACTTTAAGCATCAGGGTATTTACCGAACTACCCCCACCACCTTTAGTGCAGGGAGGTGGTTTTGGTAATGCGATTATCGGTACGCTGATTATGGTAGGAATTGGTGCTTTAATCAGCATTCCCTTTGGCGTATTGGCAGCTATTTATTTAACAGAATTTAGTAAAGGCTCATTAACTCGTTGGATTCGCTTTGCTACTAACGTATTGAGCGGTATTCCATCAATTATTGCTGGGGTATTTGCTTATGGGATCGTAGTACTCACGGTAGGTAAGTTCTCTGCGATCGCTGGAGGAGTAGCTTTGTCAGTTCTAATGTTGCCAGTCATCGTGCGGACTACTGATGAAGCTTTAAAGTTGGTACCTCAGGATTTGAGACAAGCTGCGGTCGGATTGGGAGCGACTAATTATCAAACTGTGGCGAAAGTAGTTTTACCAGCTGCTTTACCTGCTATTGTAACGGGAGCTACTTTGGCGATCGCGCGTGCAGCCGGAGAAACTGCTCCTTTGCTATTTACTGCTCTATTCGCTCAATTTTGGCCGAAAAATTTATTATCACCCACTCCTTCTCTAGCTGTCTTAGTGTTTAACTTTGCCATTTCTCCGTTTAAGAACTGGCAAGAATTAGCTTGGGCAGCATCTTTAATTTTGGTACTGTTAGTGCTAGCTACAAGTGCGATCGCTCGTTGGGTAACTCGCCAAAAAGTTTATGGGTAATCTAGAAATAAGTATAAAAATTAACGACAGTTAGGAGAGAGAAAAAAAAACTTAATGGTTCAGATTTTAAATAATGAGCTAATATGCTTTTATAGGGCTACCTCTGCCGAGAGATAGATTTATCCAATAGAGGAAGATCGAAAGGTCTGTAATTGTACACTCTAAGCAAGGTTTGATTATTAAAGTAAAAAGTAACTGGTATTTAAATGGCCAGTTTTCGGGAAAGACCTCGGCGATTAGTTAGGCTTTATCATGCAGCTAAAGATTTAGGCAGCTAAAGCCAAAAAAAGAGCAAAAGTTTTTGCGTTTCAGTTAATAAGGGTGCGTCAGCCCTACTAAAAACAAACCAATTATGAGATTTAATTCTGCTACCGTTCAATCAACAGATACCATTTTACAGGTAGAAAATGTCAATGTTTACTATGGCAATTTTCTGGCCTTGCGGGATATTAATATGGAGATCCCGAAAAACCGAATTACTGCATTTATCGGGCCTTCAGGTTGTGGTAAGAGTACTCTGCTTCGATGCTTTAATAGACTGAACGATTTAATTGAAAGTTTCCGGGCAGAAGGTAAAATTTATTACCGAAATCAAAATTTGTACGCTCAAAATATAGACCCGGTGGAAGTACGGCGTCGAATTGGGATGGTGTTTCAAAAGCCAAATCCTTTTCCTAAGTCTATTTATGACAACGTGGCTTTTGGTGCAAGGATCAACGGCTACAAGGGGGATATG
The window above is part of the Leptolyngbyaceae cyanobacterium genome. Proteins encoded here:
- the pstS gene encoding phosphate ABC transporter substrate-binding protein PstS, translated to MLFRINLVDSTRLVKSISVLALTVSLGACTGANNPGGNTTNTPAPGASPTVAPATGPQAAAPSKLDLAQDVQLTGAGATFPAPLYQRWFVDLNKKYPKLQVSYQSIGSGAGVEQFVAGTVDFGASDVAMKDEEIAKVQRGVLMLPMTAGSIVLAYNVPGIETGLKLPRQVYTDILLGNIKNWNDPKIVAANPGVNLPNLPITVVTRSDGSGTTGVFTKHMSEISPEFKTKVGEGKSVNWPVGISAKGNEGVTAQVQQSQGSIGYVEYGYAKQTGLKYAALENKAGNFVTPTEGSASKTLDAVTLPENLRSFIADPEGTDSYPIVSYTWLLAYKQYPNPAQAKAIEAMIEYGLTEGQKNSAELGYVPLPASVAQKVAAVADQISPDYKIAVGDTTSASQPQN
- the pstC gene encoding phosphate ABC transporter permease subunit PstC encodes the protein MNELASDDRSDIQPRSQVEKFLDRGFIWVTRLFALAVAGILLWIAFQVGGDAIPAIFKYGLGFVVNSTWNPVNNEYGVLAPIYGTIVSALIALILAVPIGVGTAILLSENFLPVSIKTILVFLVELLAAIPSVVYGLWGIFVLIPILNNIGGWLHTYLGWLPIFSTPAQGPGMLPAGVILTIMILPIITAISRDALISLPPELRQASLGLGATRWETIFKVLIPAAFSGIVGAIMLALGRAMGETMAVTMVIGNSNNISPSLLAPSNTIASLLANQFAEASGLQVSALMYAALILFLLTLLVNVLAELIVIRVKRI
- the pstA gene encoding phosphate ABC transporter permease PstA; amino-acid sequence: MNQSVEDKNFYGYPTRSLTPSLMSPRTLFGTVMTILTFICGGLALLPLLAVLFYVGIQGFSTLSIRVFTELPPPPLVQGGGFGNAIIGTLIMVGIGALISIPFGVLAAIYLTEFSKGSLTRWIRFATNVLSGIPSIIAGVFAYGIVVLTVGKFSAIAGGVALSVLMLPVIVRTTDEALKLVPQDLRQAAVGLGATNYQTVAKVVLPAALPAIVTGATLAIARAAGETAPLLFTALFAQFWPKNLLSPTPSLAVLVFNFAISPFKNWQELAWAASLILVLLVLATSAIARWVTRQKVYG